The Dunckerocampus dactyliophorus isolate RoL2022-P2 chromosome 13, RoL_Ddac_1.1, whole genome shotgun sequence genome window below encodes:
- the LOC129192621 gene encoding rab GTPase-activating protein 1-like gives MMEEVSVTMSYDAQLSEQMTEEEILACLVAETGPSFPEVPTKKAKLRESRLQIMEDEEDPLNKCQMENHRLQQASLRLERENDSLAHKLITSKVALRSALDKAEESVEALIGDLLLTRRRLRVTEEEKRGKEEEAAMLKEVLRRELERAEQEVKKSSGIITDYKQICCQLTSRLERQQEAHSQEVLSLKSTLKACPHCRAGESVEEAAAVSSEDPGLVVPGWGRKHVGPTEAQQRREDQEKASLKAQIRQLEKELAQTKLQMVEAKCKIQELEHERGILANDLQEAKNNWISKAFTSLRTSVDGAPTSGRSLHGGSLSGWKLSWPHNKDSQKEQS, from the exons ATGATGGAGGAGGTGTCGGTCACCATGTCCTACGACGCCCAGCTGTCGGAGCAGATGACCGAGGAGGAGATCCTGGCGTGTCTGGTGGCCGAAACGGGACCCAGCTTTCCA GAGGTCCCGACCAAGAAAGCCAAGCTGAGAGAAAGCCGTCTGCAAATAATGGAGGATGAGGAAGACCCCTTGAATAAATGCCAG ATGGAGAACCATCGTCTTCAGCAGGCCAGCCTCCGTCTGGAGCGGGAGAACGACAGCCTGGCCCACAAACTCATCACCAGCAAGGTGGCCCTCAGGAGCGCCCTGGACAAG GCGGAGGAGAGCGTGGAGGCACTCATCGGCGACCTTCTGCTGACTCGCCGTCGTCTGCGGGTCACAGAGGAGGAGAAGCGAggcaaggaggaggaggcggccaTG TTAAAGGAAGTGCTGCGGAGGGAGCTGGAGAGGGCAGAGCAGGAGGTGAAAAAGTCCTCGGGCATCATCACAGACTACAAACAG ATCTGTTGTCAGCTGACATCGCGCCTGGAGAGACAACAGGAGGCACACTCGCAGGAGGTCCTCTCACTCAAG AGCACGTTGAAGGCTTGTCCTCACTGTCGTGCTGGAGAATCagtagaagaagcagcagcggtATCATCAGAGGACCCTGGCTTGGTTGTTCCAGGCTGGGGTAGGAAGCACGTTGGCCCCACTGAGGCACAACAGAGGAGGGAGGACCAGGAGAAGGCCTCCCTCAAGGCTCAGATTAGACAGCTGGAGAAGGAGCTGGCTCAGACCAAACTACAGATGGTGGAGGCCAAATGCAAAATCCAG GAGCTGGAGCACGAGCGGGGCATCCTGGCCAACGACCTCCAGGAAGCAAAGAACAACTGGATCAGCAAGGCCTTCACCTCGCTGCGCACGTCCGTCGACGGGGCGCCGACGTCCGGCAGGAGCCTCCACGGCGGCTCCCTGTCTGGGTGGAAGCTGTCGTGGCCTCACaacaaagacagtcaaaaagaACAAAGCTGA